In Gracilimonas sp., a single window of DNA contains:
- a CDS encoding heavy metal translocating P-type ATPase metal-binding domain-containing protein has translation MDTATAIISTDICYHCGEDCYSETVHFDDKSFCCLGCQTAYRVLDESGLCNYYDLDVSPGINLKDTKHRARFDYLEDQEVIERISDFKAQNRISISLYVPNIHCTSCVWLLENLQKLDSGILQSGVNFLKRELTLLIDTDKTSLRNVVEQLVTIGYEPEIRLEKLDSKTEKSHQNRSLWLKMGVAGFAFGNIMLFSFPDYLDITGSGLGGKFHIFFGALNIILALPVLFYSSSDYLKSAFAALSQRGINLDVPISIGIIALFSRSVYEITTMTGTGYMDSFTGLIFFLLIGKLVQQKTFNRLSFDRDYRSYLPIAVNVIDKNGFERSVSLDKLMPGKQMRLRNQELVPCDAVLLSEEAFMDYSFITGESEPVSVKKGERIFAGGRLIGTSALMRTKEKVTNSYLTKLWNHEAFQNSPKELKLTTFADKISPYFTIAVLGVAFFSGLYWLQAAGMEPALSVFTAVLIIACPCALALSTPFTLGSALNVLSLNGLFVKNHLLIENLSKATSIVFDKTGTLTNSEATEIQFYGIELSKEEQKWVKSTCRSSIHPLSRKISTYFSEQTSANAEDFHEIPGKGIFAVIDGHDIVLGSRYFLAEQTGLKITEIPKTNFSGSTAHLVIDGVYKGFFGVCAGLRTGTSGLLNSLKQKFQTYLISGDNENQKNEFFEYFGVNGSLLFNQNPEEKLEFITSLQKENSRVIMVGDGLNDAGALKKSDFGIALSDDVSSFSPACDAILEGTSLHKLNDFIHFSKASMNIIIASFVLSLLYNTIGLGFAITGHLSPLVAAILMPLSSISVMVFTFLTTRFFARKRGLAIWK, from the coding sequence ATGGATACAGCTACTGCAATCATATCAACAGATATATGCTACCACTGTGGTGAAGACTGCTACTCAGAGACGGTCCATTTTGATGATAAATCTTTTTGTTGCCTCGGTTGCCAAACAGCCTACCGGGTTTTAGATGAAAGCGGACTTTGCAATTATTATGATCTGGATGTAAGTCCGGGTATTAATTTAAAAGATACCAAACACCGTGCCCGGTTTGATTATTTGGAAGATCAGGAAGTAATTGAACGTATTTCTGATTTTAAAGCACAGAACCGCATTTCCATTTCACTGTATGTACCCAATATCCACTGTACTTCCTGTGTATGGTTGCTGGAAAATCTACAAAAACTGGATTCCGGCATTCTCCAAAGCGGGGTGAACTTTCTAAAGCGCGAACTTACCCTTCTTATTGATACCGATAAAACTTCCCTCCGGAATGTAGTGGAACAACTTGTGACCATTGGCTATGAACCGGAAATCCGTCTTGAAAAACTAGATTCTAAAACTGAGAAATCTCATCAAAACAGGTCGCTTTGGCTGAAAATGGGAGTGGCGGGATTTGCCTTTGGGAATATTATGCTGTTCAGCTTTCCGGATTATCTGGATATTACCGGCAGCGGACTTGGAGGTAAATTCCACATTTTCTTTGGAGCATTGAATATCATTCTTGCTCTTCCCGTTTTGTTTTACAGCAGCAGTGATTATTTGAAATCTGCTTTTGCGGCTTTAAGTCAGCGCGGGATCAATTTGGATGTACCGATTTCCATCGGGATCATCGCTTTATTTAGCCGAAGCGTATACGAAATTACCACCATGACCGGAACCGGCTACATGGATTCCTTCACCGGCCTCATTTTCTTTTTATTGATTGGGAAACTGGTTCAGCAAAAAACATTTAACCGCCTTTCCTTTGACCGCGATTATCGCTCCTATCTGCCCATTGCCGTAAATGTGATTGATAAGAATGGATTCGAGAGATCTGTCTCTTTGGATAAACTGATGCCCGGCAAACAAATGCGTTTGCGAAACCAGGAATTGGTTCCCTGTGACGCCGTATTGCTTTCGGAAGAAGCATTCATGGATTATAGTTTCATCACCGGTGAATCAGAACCGGTTTCAGTAAAAAAGGGAGAACGAATTTTTGCAGGTGGTCGATTAATTGGAACTTCTGCTTTAATGAGAACCAAAGAAAAAGTTACCAACAGCTATCTCACTAAACTTTGGAATCATGAAGCTTTTCAGAACAGCCCAAAAGAGCTAAAGTTGACTACCTTCGCCGATAAGATCAGTCCGTATTTTACTATTGCTGTTTTGGGGGTCGCCTTTTTTTCAGGTCTATACTGGTTGCAGGCTGCCGGAATGGAACCCGCTCTTTCCGTATTTACGGCAGTATTAATTATTGCATGTCCTTGTGCACTGGCTCTTTCCACTCCTTTCACTCTCGGCTCTGCTCTTAATGTACTTTCGCTTAACGGCCTGTTTGTCAAAAATCATTTACTGATCGAAAATTTATCTAAAGCTACATCCATTGTATTTGATAAAACCGGAACCCTCACTAATTCAGAAGCTACAGAAATTCAGTTTTATGGAATTGAACTTTCCAAAGAGGAACAAAAATGGGTGAAGTCTACTTGCAGGAGTTCTATTCATCCATTGAGCCGAAAAATAAGCACCTATTTTTCTGAGCAAACTTCTGCAAATGCTGAAGACTTCCATGAAATTCCCGGTAAAGGTATTTTCGCTGTTATTGATGGGCATGACATCGTTCTTGGGTCCCGGTATTTTCTAGCAGAACAAACCGGACTGAAAATTACAGAGATTCCAAAAACCAATTTTTCAGGCTCAACCGCACATCTTGTCATAGATGGAGTTTATAAAGGTTTTTTTGGAGTATGCGCCGGATTAAGAACGGGCACTTCCGGACTTCTCAACTCCCTCAAACAAAAATTTCAAACCTACTTGATATCCGGAGACAACGAGAACCAAAAGAATGAATTCTTCGAATATTTTGGTGTAAACGGTTCCCTGCTATTTAATCAAAACCCGGAAGAGAAGCTTGAATTTATCACGTCTCTCCAAAAAGAAAATAGCCGGGTAATAATGGTTGGTGATGGATTAAACGATGCCGGAGCGCTTAAAAAATCTGATTTCGGCATTGCACTATCGGATGATGTGAGCTCCTTCTCTCCCGCTTGTGATGCCATTTTAGAAGGCACCTCCCTTCACAAACTCAACGACTTTATTCATTTCTCCAAAGCCAGTATGAACATCATCATTGCCAGCTTTGTGCTTTCGCTTTTATATAACACCATTGGGTTGGGCTTTGCCATTACCGGGCATTTATCCCCCCTGGTAGCTGCTATCTTGATGCCGCTGAGTTCTATCAGCGTAATGGTGTTCACCTTTTTAACCACACGATTTTTTGCACGCAAACGAGGGCTGGCTATATGGAAGTGA
- a CDS encoding cbb3-type cytochrome c oxidase N-terminal domain-containing protein: protein MKIFDDEKDLLMDHEYDGIRELDNHMPTWWLWLFYFTIAWAVGYMVYYYMLGGPTQEELYEQEMAAAAEQYGIEPEGEEGGEAEASDFTWAFLEDQERIEEGREIYMSNGNLCFTCHGANGEGMVGPNLTDDLWIHGCSPENIANGIIQGYPDRGMIPYGSGSRLSDEKVQSLISYIASIQGTEPANAKAPDPRAEPCSL, encoded by the coding sequence ATGAAAATATTTGACGACGAAAAAGACCTGCTGATGGATCACGAGTATGACGGAATTCGTGAGCTGGATAATCATATGCCCACTTGGTGGCTTTGGCTGTTTTACTTTACGATCGCTTGGGCTGTTGGATATATGGTATACTACTATATGCTTGGCGGGCCAACTCAAGAAGAATTGTATGAGCAGGAAATGGCTGCTGCGGCTGAACAATATGGCATCGAACCGGAAGGTGAAGAAGGCGGTGAGGCCGAAGCTTCTGATTTTACCTGGGCTTTCCTGGAAGATCAGGAACGCATTGAAGAAGGACGTGAAATCTACATGAGCAATGGAAACCTTTGCTTTACCTGTCACGGTGCCAACGGAGAAGGCATGGTTGGCCCTAACCTTACTGATGACCTTTGGATTCATGGCTGCAGTCCGGAAAACATCGCAAATGGCATTATTCAAGGATATCCGGACCGAGGCATGATTCCATATGGAAGCGGATCAAGACTTTCGGATGAGAAAGTACAAAGCCTGATTAGCTATATTGCTTCCATTCAGGGAACCGAACCGGCCAATGCCAAAGCTCCTGATCCACGCGCAGAACCTTGTAGTTTGTAA
- a CDS encoding cbb3-type cytochrome c oxidase subunit 3 produces the protein MYKNVMRAIEDIGIYPSISLILFFGFFVGLIIYLIVKGKGYWDDAARLPLEDDDNTNFKHSEQ, from the coding sequence ATGTATAAAAACGTAATGCGTGCTATAGAAGACATCGGCATTTATCCCAGTATCTCCCTGATCCTGTTCTTCGGATTTTTCGTGGGACTGATCATTTACCTAATCGTAAAGGGAAAAGGATATTGGGATGATGCCGCCCGTCTCCCCCTCGAAGATGATGACAACACGAACTTCAAACATTCAGAACAATGA
- the ccoS gene encoding cbb3-type cytochrome oxidase assembly protein CcoS, with translation MEVIYMLIGFSLIVALIFLALFIWAVKSGQFDDQYTPSLRVLFDNKKSTKQTNNNKNRDE, from the coding sequence ATGGAAGTGATCTACATGCTTATCGGCTTCAGCCTGATCGTAGCCTTAATTTTTCTCGCTTTGTTCATCTGGGCGGTTAAATCCGGGCAGTTTGACGATCAATATACACCCTCTTTACGCGTGCTTTTCGACAATAAAAAATCTACAAAACAAACAAATAACAATAAAAACCGGGATGAGTAA
- the ccoN gene encoding cytochrome-c oxidase, cbb3-type subunit I, with the protein MSSLETFHYDNETVRKFGIATILWGLIGFIVGLTIALKLIWPDFLGFIPELSYGRLRPLHTNAVIFAFAGNAIFYGVYYSLPRLCKTSMWSRKLSDIHFWGWQAIIVSAVLTLPFGFNTSKEYAELEWPIDIAITIIWVIFGINMIMTIMKRREKHLYVAIWFYIATFVTVAVLHVVNSFEMPATFLKSYPVYAGVQDALVQWWYGHNAVAFFLTTPFLGIMYYFIPKAANRPIFSYRLSIVHFWSLIFIYIWAGPHHLLYTALPGWAQALGTVFSLMLIAPSWGGMLNGLLTLRGAWDKVREDPVLKFLVVGVTAYGMVTFEGPMLSIANVNAIAHYSDYIIGHVHNGALLWNGGLTFAMLYYITPRIYKTKLYSVKLANVHFWFATMGAVFYVIPMYWGGITQSLMWKEFTSEGLLQYPNFLETVTQIIPMYALRAVGGTLFIIGATIGSYNLYKTARQGSFEADEVDEAQPIIDPASGHKESWHRRLEGRPLQLTALTLVVILIGGIVEYVPTALVKSNVPTIASVKPYTPLEIEGRDIYIAEGCNNCHSQMIRPFRSETERYGEYSKAGEFVYDHPFLWGSKRTGPDLHRIGGKYPDSWHVRHMYDPTSTSPGSIMPAYPWMFTDDMDKESIPNRINALRKVGVPYAEGYEDLAIRDLEAQAEQITRSLHENGFGQIDGIEITSDKQIIAIIAYMQRLGIDIQGNVNPWENLPSSDRIRANFTPQQEDE; encoded by the coding sequence ATGTCATCATTAGAAACCTTTCATTACGATAACGAAACGGTCCGTAAATTCGGAATAGCCACCATTCTTTGGGGGCTTATTGGGTTTATCGTTGGGCTCACCATTGCCCTGAAATTAATTTGGCCGGATTTTCTGGGCTTTATACCGGAACTCAGTTATGGGCGACTCCGTCCTCTTCACACCAATGCGGTAATCTTTGCCTTTGCCGGAAACGCCATCTTCTACGGAGTGTATTATTCGCTTCCGCGATTATGTAAAACTTCCATGTGGAGCCGAAAACTCAGTGATATTCACTTTTGGGGCTGGCAAGCCATTATTGTATCTGCTGTATTAACCCTTCCTTTTGGCTTCAACACCAGTAAGGAATATGCCGAGCTGGAATGGCCTATTGATATTGCCATTACCATTATTTGGGTGATCTTTGGCATCAACATGATCATGACGATCATGAAACGGCGAGAGAAACATCTGTATGTGGCTATCTGGTTTTATATTGCCACCTTTGTGACGGTTGCTGTTTTACATGTGGTGAATTCCTTTGAGATGCCTGCGACCTTCCTGAAAAGCTATCCGGTTTATGCCGGTGTTCAGGATGCCCTGGTTCAGTGGTGGTATGGTCATAATGCCGTGGCTTTTTTCCTGACAACTCCCTTTTTGGGGATTATGTATTACTTCATCCCAAAAGCGGCAAACCGACCGATTTTTTCTTATCGATTGTCCATTGTCCATTTTTGGTCATTGATCTTTATTTATATCTGGGCAGGACCTCACCATTTGCTTTACACTGCGCTTCCGGGGTGGGCTCAGGCACTCGGTACGGTTTTCAGTTTGATGCTGATAGCGCCAAGCTGGGGTGGTATGCTGAACGGTCTGCTTACCCTTCGGGGTGCCTGGGATAAGGTTCGAGAAGATCCGGTTCTAAAATTCCTGGTGGTAGGTGTTACCGCTTACGGTATGGTGACATTTGAAGGACCAATGCTCTCCATTGCCAACGTGAATGCTATTGCTCATTATTCCGATTATATCATCGGTCACGTACACAATGGTGCGTTACTCTGGAATGGCGGTCTGACCTTTGCGATGTTATACTACATCACCCCAAGAATTTACAAAACCAAGCTGTACTCTGTTAAGCTGGCAAACGTCCATTTTTGGTTTGCCACAATGGGAGCTGTCTTCTACGTCATCCCGATGTATTGGGGTGGGATTACTCAAAGTTTGATGTGGAAAGAATTTACTTCTGAAGGACTTCTTCAGTATCCAAACTTTCTTGAAACGGTGACGCAGATCATCCCAATGTATGCACTGCGTGCCGTGGGCGGAACACTGTTTATCATTGGAGCTACCATAGGTTCTTACAACCTTTATAAAACTGCACGACAAGGTTCTTTTGAAGCGGATGAAGTGGACGAGGCACAACCCATTATTGATCCGGCTTCCGGACACAAAGAAAGCTGGCACCGTCGGCTTGAGGGGCGCCCTTTGCAACTTACCGCACTTACTTTGGTGGTAATTTTAATCGGCGGAATTGTAGAATATGTACCTACCGCTTTGGTCAAATCCAATGTACCGACCATTGCCAGTGTAAAACCATATACACCTCTGGAAATTGAAGGCCGGGATATTTACATCGCCGAGGGTTGCAATAACTGTCACTCACAAATGATCCGCCCGTTCCGTTCCGAGACCGAACGCTACGGAGAATATTCCAAAGCCGGAGAATTTGTGTATGATCATCCATTTTTATGGGGATCTAAGCGTACCGGTCCTGACCTTCACCGTATTGGCGGCAAATATCCGGATAGCTGGCACGTTCGTCATATGTACGACCCAACTTCCACTTCGCCCGGATCCATTATGCCGGCTTATCCCTGGATGTTTACCGACGACATGGATAAAGAAAGTATTCCAAATCGCATCAATGCACTCCGGAAAGTAGGAGTGCCATATGCAGAAGGATATGAAGACCTTGCCATTCGTGATTTAGAGGCACAAGCTGAACAAATTACCCGGAGTCTTCATGAGAATGGGTTTGGTCAAATTGACGGCATTGAGATCACTTCTGACAAGCAGATCATCGCCATCATTGCCTATATGCAGCGTCTGGGTATCGATATTCAAGGGAATGTAAATCCCTGGGAAAATCTCCCTTCAAGCGATCGAATTCGAGCTAATTTTACACCACAGCAGGAGGATGAATAG